Proteins encoded in a region of the Pseudomonas sp. PDNC002 genome:
- a CDS encoding ABC transporter permease, with the protein MHQTTATLGRLFRAVRHAPWSAQLGLLIIALYTAAALLAPWIAPYGESQVVASEFEPWSRQFLLGTDNLGRDLFTRLLYGGRNTLGIVLLATCLAFLLGGIAGLLAAVKGGWTDQLLSRLVDVLMAIPQLIFALLLLTMFGTSVPMLIAIIAVLDSTRVFRLTRAVATNVVQLDFVESARLRGESTSWIMFREVLPNILPPLVAEFGLRFCFTFLFISALSFLGLGIQPPTADWGSMVRDNATLISYGEITPLLPAAAIAILTIGVNFVVDWFLHMTSGLHDGQ; encoded by the coding sequence ATGCACCAGACAACGGCGACTCTGGGCCGCCTGTTCCGTGCAGTGCGCCATGCGCCGTGGAGCGCGCAACTGGGCCTGCTGATCATCGCGCTCTACACGGCGGCGGCACTGCTCGCTCCCTGGATCGCACCCTACGGCGAGTCTCAGGTAGTCGCCAGCGAGTTCGAACCCTGGAGCCGGCAATTCCTGCTGGGCACCGACAACCTAGGCCGCGACCTTTTCACGCGCCTGCTCTATGGCGGCCGCAACACCCTCGGCATTGTGTTGCTTGCCACCTGCCTGGCATTCCTCCTGGGCGGAATCGCAGGGCTGCTGGCAGCGGTCAAGGGCGGTTGGACCGACCAATTGCTGTCGCGTCTGGTCGATGTACTAATGGCCATTCCGCAACTGATCTTCGCCCTGCTGCTGCTCACGATGTTCGGTACCTCGGTGCCGATGCTGATCGCGATCATCGCCGTGCTCGACTCGACGCGGGTGTTCCGCCTGACCCGCGCAGTGGCGACCAACGTGGTACAGCTGGACTTCGTTGAATCCGCGCGGCTGCGCGGGGAAAGCACCTCGTGGATCATGTTCCGCGAAGTTCTGCCGAACATCCTGCCGCCGCTGGTGGCGGAGTTCGGCCTGCGCTTCTGCTTCACCTTCCTGTTCATCAGCGCCTTGAGCTTCCTCGGCCTGGGTATCCAGCCGCCCACCGCCGACTGGGGCTCGATGGTGCGCGACAACGCGACCCTGATCAGCTACGGGGAAATCACCCCGCTTCTGCCGGCCGCCGCCATCGCGATCCTCACCATCGGTGTGAACTTCGTGGTGGACTGGTTCCTGCACATGACGAGTGGACTGCACGATGGCCAATGA
- a CDS encoding ABC transporter ATP-binding protein, which produces MANETRDNLLLKISGLHVQTLNGAPILDGIDLTLRRGEVLGLIGESGAGKSTLGLSAMGYERPGCRISAGSILFDGEDLAKASEPRRRQLWGSRIAYVAQSAAASFNPAHRLIDQYVETALQHGVMPEQQARADAVEMFRRMRLPQPETFGLRYPHQVSGGQLQRAMTAMAMACRPDLIIFDEPTTALDVTTQLEVLATIRDLVCQFDTAALYITHDLAVVAQMADRIMVLRHGKTVEEADTRSMLDSPQEAYTRTLWSVRSLQHEPCAQHETPPLVQLSNLSASYGPLPVLQDVSLEIPTGATVAVVGESGSGKSTLARVLTGLLPPNQGSMTFQGEALARRCQSRPAATLKNIQMIYQMPDTALNPRQRIRDILGRPLAFYLGLSGTAREARLHELLEQIELPPEQFLDRFPGELSGGQKQRICIARALAAEPRLIICDEVTSALDQVVAKGVLLLLKRLQRQLGLSYLFITHDLDTVRSIADHIVVMHQGRIVEQGPAAEVFAPPHHDYTARLLASVPEMDPDWLTRQLANRTATSGVPA; this is translated from the coding sequence ATGGCCAATGAAACCCGCGACAACCTGCTGCTGAAGATTTCCGGGCTGCACGTGCAGACGCTGAATGGCGCCCCCATCCTCGATGGCATCGACCTCACGCTCAGGCGCGGTGAAGTGCTGGGCCTGATCGGCGAGTCCGGCGCGGGTAAATCCACACTGGGCCTGTCGGCGATGGGCTATGAACGCCCCGGTTGCCGGATCAGCGCCGGTAGCATCCTCTTCGACGGCGAAGACCTGGCCAAGGCGTCGGAGCCACGCAGGCGGCAGCTATGGGGATCGCGCATCGCCTATGTGGCGCAATCGGCGGCGGCATCGTTCAACCCCGCACATCGACTGATCGACCAGTACGTCGAAACCGCGCTGCAGCACGGAGTGATGCCGGAACAACAAGCCAGGGCCGATGCCGTCGAGATGTTCCGGCGCATGCGCCTGCCGCAGCCGGAAACCTTCGGCCTGCGTTATCCACACCAGGTATCGGGAGGCCAACTGCAACGCGCCATGACCGCCATGGCGATGGCCTGCCGCCCGGACCTGATCATCTTCGACGAACCCACCACTGCCCTGGACGTGACCACCCAGCTCGAAGTCCTGGCCACCATTCGCGACCTGGTCTGCCAGTTCGACACTGCTGCGCTGTACATCACCCATGACCTGGCTGTGGTCGCACAGATGGCCGACCGCATCATGGTCCTGCGTCACGGCAAGACGGTAGAGGAAGCCGACACCCGCAGCATGCTCGACAGCCCCCAGGAGGCCTACACCCGCACCCTGTGGTCGGTCCGCTCCCTGCAACACGAACCCTGTGCGCAGCACGAAACGCCGCCTCTGGTGCAACTGTCGAACCTCAGCGCCAGCTATGGTCCGCTCCCTGTGCTGCAGGATGTTTCGCTGGAGATACCCACGGGCGCGACAGTCGCGGTGGTCGGCGAGTCCGGTTCCGGAAAGTCGACGCTGGCACGCGTGCTGACCGGGCTTCTGCCACCGAACCAGGGCTCGATGACCTTCCAGGGCGAGGCACTGGCGCGCCGCTGTCAGTCACGCCCGGCTGCGACCCTGAAGAACATCCAGATGATCTACCAGATGCCGGACACGGCACTCAATCCTCGCCAGCGTATCCGCGACATCCTCGGGCGCCCGCTCGCGTTCTACCTGGGGCTGAGCGGGACGGCCCGGGAAGCCCGACTGCATGAGTTACTGGAGCAGATCGAACTGCCACCTGAGCAATTCCTTGACCGCTTCCCGGGTGAGCTCTCGGGCGGCCAGAAGCAGCGCATCTGCATTGCCCGCGCGCTGGCGGCTGAACCGCGGCTGATCATCTGCGACGAGGTCACCTCGGCCCTGGACCAGGTAGTGGCCAAGGGCGTCCTGCTACTGCTCAAGCGTCTGCAACGACAACTGGGATTGTCCTACCTGTTCATCACCCACGATCTGGATACGGTGCGCAGCATCGCCGACCACATCGTGGTCATGCACCAGGGGAGGATCGTTGAACAAGGCCCTGCAGCCGAGGTGTTCGCCCCGCCCCATCATGATTACACCGCCCGCCTGCTGGCATCGGTTCCGGAAATGGACCCGGACTGGTTGACCCGCCAACTTGCCAATCGCACTGCTACCTCGGGAGTTCCCGCGTGA
- a CDS encoding heme-binding protein has translation MKQKPQLTQQETDHLLRTARQEAQRNQWPVSIAIVDDGGHLLAFERLDGCAPIAAYIATEKARTAALGRRDSAAYESMINQGRSAFLCVPELRGMLEGGVPVRVADQVIGAIGVSGVKAEQDAQVARVAATSLEAG, from the coding sequence GTGAAACAAAAACCCCAGCTGACCCAGCAGGAGACCGACCACCTGCTGCGCACCGCCCGTCAGGAAGCGCAACGCAACCAGTGGCCGGTGTCGATTGCCATCGTCGACGACGGCGGCCACCTGCTGGCCTTCGAGCGCCTCGACGGCTGTGCCCCCATCGCCGCCTACATCGCCACCGAGAAGGCCCGGACCGCTGCGCTGGGCCGCCGCGATTCGGCGGCCTACGAGAGCATGATCAACCAGGGGCGCAGCGCATTCCTCTGTGTGCCGGAGCTGCGCGGCATGCTCGAAGGCGGCGTGCCCGTGAGGGTGGCGGATCAGGTGATCGGCGCCATCGGCGTGTCCGGCGTCAAGGCGGAGCAGGACGCCCAGGTCGCGCGAGTGGCCGCCACCAGCCTGGAAGCCGGCTAG
- a CDS encoding ABC transporter substrate-binding protein, which yields MTRTMRALAGCLLLASACLTPFAAQAGDLDGIKQKGELSFALTGKYPPFSFIDIDGKLQGFDVDIGDGIAQRLGVTAKPVTTAWDGIVGGLLAGKYDAIIGSLAITDERLKAVDFSEPYYLSGAQLFVRKDSPLQSIDEMDGKVIGITLGETYESWLREHKPNVTLKTYKGLPDILLDLQNKRIDGFVTDKIAGLLTIRDRNLNARPAGELLYPEKMGIAVRKDNPELKAAINAALADLDKDGTYKGISEKWLGTDIR from the coding sequence ATGACAAGAACAATGCGCGCCCTGGCCGGTTGCCTGCTGCTGGCATCCGCCTGTCTCACCCCGTTCGCCGCCCAGGCCGGCGACCTCGATGGCATCAAGCAGAAAGGCGAACTCAGCTTCGCACTTACCGGCAAATACCCGCCGTTCAGCTTCATCGATATCGACGGCAAGCTGCAGGGCTTCGACGTCGACATCGGCGATGGCATCGCCCAGCGCCTGGGCGTGACAGCCAAGCCGGTGACCACCGCCTGGGACGGCATCGTCGGCGGCCTGCTCGCCGGCAAGTACGACGCGATCATCGGCAGCCTGGCGATCACCGACGAACGCCTGAAGGCCGTCGACTTCTCCGAGCCCTATTACCTCTCCGGCGCGCAATTGTTCGTACGCAAGGACAGCCCGCTGCAGAGCATCGACGAGATGGACGGCAAGGTCATCGGCATCACCCTGGGCGAGACATACGAAAGCTGGCTGCGCGAGCACAAGCCCAACGTCACGCTGAAAACCTACAAGGGCCTGCCGGACATCCTCCTCGACCTGCAGAACAAGCGCATCGACGGCTTCGTCACCGACAAGATCGCCGGCCTGCTGACCATCCGCGACCGCAACCTCAACGCCCGCCCGGCCGGCGAGCTGCTCTACCCTGAGAAGATGGGCATCGCCGTGCGCAAGGACAACCCGGAGCTGAAGGCGGCGATCAACGCAGCACTCGCCGATCTCGACAAGGACGGCACCTACAAGGGCATCAGCGAGAAATGGCTGGGCACCGACATCCGTTGA
- a CDS encoding histone deacetylase family protein: MLTYFHPDQYLHHPRTYLSRGQMRVPQEIPERPRRLLQAVERLGFELRQPDDHGMQPLSAVHSPEYLRFLEEAHTEWKATGQDWGDEVISNVFVREPNPLRGILAKAARYLADGSCPVGEQTWRGAYWSAQSAVAGARALLDGQPEAYALCRPPGHHARRDAAGGFCYLNNAAIAAQELRKGHARVAVLDTDMHHGQGIQEIFYERDDVLYVSIHGDPTNFYPVVAGYEDERGAGAGHGYNVNLSMPHGSAESVFFERLREAIAALRRFEPEVLVLSLGFDIYELDPQSQVAVTSEGFNRLGQAIGELGLSTLIVQEGGYHLESLQENAEQFFNGFLAPRRTA; the protein is encoded by the coding sequence ATGTTGACTTACTTCCATCCCGACCAATATCTCCACCATCCCCGCACCTATCTCTCGCGTGGACAGATGCGCGTGCCGCAGGAGATTCCCGAACGTCCGCGGCGCCTGCTGCAGGCCGTGGAACGGCTCGGCTTCGAGCTGCGCCAGCCGGATGACCACGGCATGCAACCGCTGAGCGCGGTACACAGCCCGGAATACCTGCGCTTCCTCGAAGAAGCCCACACCGAGTGGAAGGCCACCGGCCAGGACTGGGGTGACGAAGTGATCTCCAACGTCTTCGTCCGCGAGCCCAACCCACTGCGCGGGATTCTCGCCAAGGCCGCGCGCTACCTGGCCGATGGCAGTTGCCCGGTCGGCGAGCAGACCTGGCGCGGCGCCTACTGGTCGGCGCAGAGCGCAGTGGCCGGCGCACGCGCCCTGCTCGACGGCCAGCCCGAGGCCTATGCCCTGTGCCGTCCGCCGGGACACCACGCGCGCCGCGATGCCGCTGGTGGCTTCTGCTACCTGAACAACGCCGCGATCGCCGCCCAGGAATTGCGCAAGGGTCATGCGCGCGTCGCCGTGCTGGATACCGACATGCACCACGGCCAGGGCATCCAGGAAATCTTCTACGAACGCGACGACGTGCTGTACGTGTCGATCCATGGCGACCCGACCAACTTCTATCCGGTGGTCGCCGGTTACGAGGATGAGCGTGGCGCCGGCGCCGGCCATGGCTACAACGTCAACCTGAGCATGCCCCATGGCTCTGCCGAGTCGGTGTTCTTCGAGCGGCTGCGCGAGGCCATCGCGGCGCTGCGCCGGTTCGAGCCCGAGGTACTGGTGCTGTCACTGGGCTTCGATATCTACGAGCTCGATCCGCAGTCCCAGGTCGCGGTGACCAGCGAGGGCTTCAACCGCCTCGGCCAGGCCATCGGCGAACTGGGCCTGTCCACGCTGATCGTCCAGGAAGGCGGCTACCACCTGGAGAGCCTGCAGGAGAATGCCGAGCAGTTCTTCAACGGCTTCCTGGCGCCCCGGCGCACTGCGTGA
- a CDS encoding LysR family transcriptional regulator, with amino-acid sequence MRTEFSLRDLEIFHAIATTGSTRQAAVQLGLTQSAVSHALARLEESLKIRLFARENQRLQITAAGRYMLNEAILLMGNLARIEEDLFVLQDSGVASLKLGCAPGLGHRFGPALVQRYLQAHPGIAVSLDVAASGRLIADVEAGRLDMALVSYEVHEPNLLFAPMVAARMRVLMPSASALAEKAELELADLDGQTLIKPIQSDHLIYRDNSLRRLLRHELQSSLSSMGAMIELTGGLSLVNAITAADLCENPKLVSRPFALEQWFNFYLVYKQELKSNRLIGDVRLALAQVVEAMQQREDCAAALRLPAA; translated from the coding sequence ATGCGTACCGAGTTCAGCCTGCGCGACCTGGAAATCTTCCACGCCATCGCCACCACCGGTTCGACGCGCCAGGCGGCGGTGCAGCTGGGGCTTACCCAGTCGGCCGTCAGCCACGCCCTGGCGCGGCTGGAGGAGTCGCTGAAGATTCGTCTGTTCGCCCGTGAGAACCAGCGCCTGCAGATCACTGCCGCCGGGCGCTACATGCTCAACGAGGCGATCCTGCTGATGGGCAACCTGGCGCGCATCGAGGAGGACCTGTTCGTCCTCCAGGACAGCGGCGTGGCGTCGCTGAAACTGGGCTGTGCGCCGGGGCTCGGGCATCGTTTCGGGCCTGCCCTGGTGCAGCGTTACCTGCAGGCGCATCCGGGGATCGCGGTGTCACTGGATGTGGCGGCCAGCGGCCGGCTGATCGCCGACGTGGAGGCCGGGCGGCTGGACATGGCGCTGGTGTCCTATGAGGTGCACGAGCCCAATCTGCTGTTCGCGCCGATGGTGGCGGCACGCATGCGCGTGCTGATGCCGTCGGCGAGCGCGCTGGCGGAAAAGGCCGAGCTGGAACTGGCCGACCTCGACGGGCAGACGCTGATCAAGCCGATCCAGTCGGACCACCTGATCTACCGCGACAACAGCCTGCGCCGCCTGCTGCGCCACGAGTTGCAGTCGAGCCTGTCGAGCATGGGCGCAATGATCGAACTGACGGGCGGGCTGAGCCTGGTCAACGCCATCACCGCCGCGGACCTGTGCGAAAACCCGAAGCTGGTCAGCCGCCCCTTCGCGCTGGAGCAGTGGTTCAACTTCTACCTGGTGTACAAGCAGGAACTGAAGAGCAACCGGCTGATCGGCGATGTGCGCCTGGCGCTGGCGCAGGTGGTCGAGGCCATGCAGCAGCGCGAGGACTGTGCCGCAGCGTTGCGCCTGCCTGCGGCCTGA
- a CDS encoding amino acid ABC transporter permease — protein sequence MFDFNLVLHYLPMLLKAAGVTVELTLLAIVFGLLIGLLAALARLSRHRALRWTAAGYIWLIRSTPLLVQLFIIYFGLPQFGFELSPFTSGVIGLALNVGAYNAETIRAGIQAIPLGQVEASRSLGFGTARTMRLIILPQAFKLIVPPLGNNLIILIKDTSLVSTITLAELFMRTQQLVGATFKPFELYFACALIYALLTTITSLLLQLFERRLLLKGGRA from the coding sequence ATGTTCGACTTCAACCTCGTGCTCCATTACCTGCCGATGCTGCTCAAGGCAGCCGGCGTCACCGTCGAGCTGACCCTGCTGGCCATCGTTTTCGGCCTGCTGATCGGCCTGCTCGCCGCCCTCGCCCGCCTGTCCCGGCACCGCGCCCTGCGCTGGACCGCCGCCGGCTACATCTGGCTGATCCGCTCGACGCCGCTGCTGGTCCAGCTGTTCATCATCTACTTCGGCCTGCCGCAGTTCGGCTTCGAACTGTCGCCCTTCACCTCGGGGGTGATCGGCCTGGCGCTGAACGTCGGCGCCTACAACGCCGAGACCATCCGCGCCGGCATCCAAGCCATTCCCCTGGGGCAGGTCGAAGCCTCGCGCTCGCTGGGCTTCGGCACCGCGCGGACCATGCGGCTGATCATCCTGCCGCAGGCGTTCAAGCTGATCGTGCCGCCGCTGGGCAACAACCTGATCATCCTGATCAAGGACACCTCGCTGGTGTCCACCATCACCCTGGCCGAGCTGTTCATGCGCACCCAGCAACTGGTCGGCGCCACCTTCAAGCCGTTCGAGCTGTATTTCGCCTGCGCGCTGATCTACGCGCTGCTGACCACCATCACCAGCCTGCTGCTGCAACTGTTCGAGCGGCGCCTGCTGCTCAAGGGAGGACGGGCATGA
- a CDS encoding amino acid ABC transporter ATP-binding protein: MSRADVQIQLKDIHKHYGPLEVLKGIDLDVHKGEVMVLIGPSGSGKSTLLRCVNMLEQPTRGEIFFQDQLINDRQRSHRAQEKYLNGLRMKVGMVFQHFNLFPHLTVLENITIAPTQLQGVDPRQARAEAEELLEKVGVLDKRDVYPGNLSGGQKQRVAIARALALKPDAMLFDEPTSALDPEMVGGVLNVMESLARSGMTMMVVTHEMRFAEKVADRVVFMADGNIVEQGTPQEVFRAPQQQRTRAFLADIG, translated from the coding sequence ATGAGCCGCGCCGACGTACAAATCCAGCTGAAAGATATCCACAAGCACTACGGCCCCCTGGAGGTGCTCAAGGGCATCGACCTGGACGTCCACAAGGGCGAGGTGATGGTGCTGATCGGCCCCAGCGGCTCGGGCAAGAGCACCCTGCTGCGCTGCGTGAACATGCTCGAACAGCCCACGCGCGGCGAGATCTTCTTCCAGGACCAACTGATCAATGACCGCCAGCGCAGCCACCGCGCGCAGGAAAAGTACCTCAACGGCCTGCGCATGAAGGTCGGCATGGTGTTCCAGCACTTCAACCTGTTCCCGCACCTGACCGTGCTGGAGAACATCACCATCGCCCCGACCCAGTTGCAGGGCGTCGACCCGCGCCAGGCGCGCGCCGAGGCCGAGGAGTTGCTGGAGAAGGTCGGCGTGCTGGACAAGCGCGACGTCTACCCCGGCAACCTCTCCGGCGGCCAGAAGCAACGCGTGGCCATTGCCCGCGCCCTGGCGCTCAAACCCGACGCGATGCTGTTCGACGAACCGACATCGGCGCTCGACCCGGAAATGGTCGGCGGCGTGCTCAATGTGATGGAGAGCCTGGCCCGCAGCGGCATGACCATGATGGTGGTGACCCACGAAATGCGCTTCGCCGAGAAGGTCGCCGACCGCGTGGTGTTCATGGCCGACGGCAACATCGTCGAGCAGGGCACCCCGCAGGAAGTGTTCCGCGCGCCGCAACAGCAACGCACCCGCGCGTTCCTCGCCGACATCGGCTGA
- a CDS encoding aspartate aminotransferase family protein: MSDYLFYQSAVRLPTVSHAQGIYAWDEHGQRYLDACSGAIVAQLGHSHPAVREAMLAQLDKVAFAYRTQFENQPALDLAERLVNLTGQRFDRVFFSSGGSESVESALKIARQYWYAKGEPQRRVFISRKPAYHGSTMGALAMTSYTPLTQPFEPMFQHYPKIASPTQYRVPAGLSAEAHAIACADELEAAILEIGAENVAAFIAEPIGGASTGAEVPHDAYFPRIQAICKRHGILLILDEVMTGIGRTGRWFGYEHWDVQADILCLAKGLGAGYYPVSAVLTRAELTDPILSSGGFQHGYTYAGNPLASATALAVIQAIEDENLVSKVAENGAYLLERLKALGARYEFVGDVRGRGYLQAIEYVADRAGKTPFPLAANVSDNITRLARERGLIIYPRRSLMGEQGDHTLISPPLITTREQCDEIVELLGATFDAFQAQQAGR; the protein is encoded by the coding sequence ATGTCCGACTACCTGTTCTACCAATCCGCCGTGCGCTTGCCGACCGTCTCGCACGCCCAGGGCATCTATGCCTGGGACGAGCATGGCCAGCGCTACCTGGACGCCTGCTCCGGGGCCATCGTCGCGCAGCTCGGCCACAGCCATCCGGCAGTACGCGAGGCCATGCTGGCGCAACTGGACAAGGTGGCCTTTGCCTACCGCACCCAGTTCGAGAACCAACCGGCGCTGGACCTCGCCGAGCGCCTGGTCAACCTCACTGGCCAGCGCTTCGACCGGGTGTTCTTTTCCTCCGGCGGCTCAGAGTCGGTGGAGTCAGCGCTGAAGATTGCCCGCCAGTACTGGTACGCCAAGGGCGAACCCCAGCGCCGGGTGTTCATCAGCCGCAAGCCGGCCTACCACGGCTCGACCATGGGCGCGCTGGCGATGACCAGCTACACGCCGCTGACCCAGCCCTTCGAGCCGATGTTCCAGCACTATCCGAAGATCGCCTCGCCGACCCAGTACCGCGTGCCCGCCGGCCTGAGCGCCGAGGCCCATGCGATTGCCTGCGCCGACGAACTGGAAGCGGCGATCCTGGAAATCGGCGCGGAGAACGTCGCCGCTTTCATCGCCGAACCCATCGGCGGCGCCAGCACCGGCGCGGAAGTGCCGCACGACGCGTACTTCCCGCGTATCCAGGCGATCTGCAAGCGCCACGGCATCCTGCTGATCCTCGACGAAGTGATGACCGGTATCGGCCGCACCGGCCGCTGGTTCGGCTACGAACACTGGGACGTGCAGGCCGACATCCTCTGCCTCGCCAAGGGCCTGGGCGCCGGCTACTACCCGGTGTCGGCGGTGCTGACCCGCGCCGAACTGACCGACCCGATCCTCTCCTCCGGCGGCTTCCAGCATGGCTACACCTACGCCGGCAACCCGCTGGCCAGCGCCACCGCGCTGGCAGTGATCCAGGCCATCGAGGATGAGAACCTGGTGAGCAAGGTCGCCGAAAACGGCGCCTACCTGCTGGAGCGCCTCAAGGCCCTTGGCGCGCGCTACGAGTTCGTCGGCGACGTGCGTGGCCGCGGCTACCTGCAGGCCATCGAATACGTCGCCGACCGCGCCGGCAAGACGCCCTTCCCGCTGGCCGCCAACGTCAGCGACAACATCACCCGCCTGGCCCGCGAGCGCGGCCTGATCATCTACCCGCGCCGTTCGCTGATGGGCGAACAGGGCGACCACACGCTGATCTCGCCGCCGCTGATCACTACCCGCGAACAGTGCGACGAAATCGTCGAACTGCTCGGCGCCACCTTCGACGCCTTCCAGGCGCAGCAGGCCGGCCGATGA
- a CDS encoding CoA transferase subunit A: MNKQCSLEEAVAGIVDGSSIMVGGFGSPGTPFSLLEELARQGKRDLTIIKNDANQDGYGVSRLIEAGAIRKMITTHLGLSGAARKAYTAGQLEVEFVSQGLFAERIRCAGVGLPAFLSDIEIPEELGEQRQTVNFEGRQLYVEPALRADYAFIAGHRADHAGNLQYHGSARNFGPLMAMAADRVIAEVYDLSEQALAADSIHTPGIFVHHLVAVTRSSHEYQPIPR, from the coding sequence ATGAACAAGCAGTGCTCGCTGGAAGAAGCCGTCGCCGGCATCGTCGACGGCAGCAGCATCATGGTCGGCGGTTTCGGCTCACCCGGCACGCCGTTCTCCCTGCTGGAGGAATTGGCGCGCCAGGGCAAGCGTGACCTGACCATCATCAAGAATGACGCCAACCAGGACGGCTACGGCGTGTCGCGGCTGATCGAGGCCGGCGCGATCCGCAAGATGATCACCACCCACCTCGGCCTAAGCGGCGCCGCGCGCAAGGCCTACACCGCCGGGCAGCTGGAAGTGGAGTTCGTTTCCCAGGGCCTCTTCGCCGAGCGCATCCGCTGCGCCGGCGTCGGCCTGCCGGCGTTCCTCAGCGATATCGAGATTCCCGAGGAACTGGGCGAGCAGCGCCAGACAGTCAACTTCGAAGGTCGTCAGCTATACGTCGAACCGGCGCTGCGCGCGGACTACGCCTTCATCGCCGGGCACCGTGCCGACCATGCCGGCAACCTGCAATACCACGGCAGCGCCCGCAACTTCGGCCCGCTGATGGCGATGGCCGCCGACCGCGTGATCGCCGAGGTCTACGACCTCAGCGAGCAGGCCCTGGCGGCCGACAGCATCCACACCCCCGGCATCTTCGTGCACCACCTGGTCGCCGTCACAAGGAGCTCCCATGAGTACCAGCCCATCCCTCGCTGA
- a CDS encoding 3-oxoacid CoA-transferase subunit B: MSTSPSLADPRDIIARRAAREIRDGQLVNLGIGLPTLIPGYVPEHIQVWIHSENGIVGVGPQAGAHNLDAELIDAGGGYVTVVPGGAIVDSATSFGIIRRGLLDITFLGALQVSQHGDLANWLVPGKIVAGIGGGAELAQKARQVIVTMPHCDKDGRAKIVERCELPLTARRCVTRIITEHAVFDIDDEGLLLREILGDLSLAQLQAITAPFRDARH, encoded by the coding sequence ATGAGTACCAGCCCATCCCTCGCTGACCCGCGGGACATCATCGCCCGCCGGGCCGCGCGGGAAATCCGCGACGGCCAGCTGGTGAACCTCGGCATCGGCCTGCCGACCCTGATCCCCGGCTATGTGCCGGAGCACATCCAGGTGTGGATCCACTCGGAAAACGGCATCGTCGGCGTCGGCCCGCAGGCTGGCGCACACAACCTCGACGCTGAGCTGATCGACGCCGGCGGCGGCTACGTTACCGTGGTGCCGGGCGGCGCCATCGTCGACAGCGCCACCTCCTTCGGCATCATCCGCCGCGGCCTGCTCGACATCACCTTCCTCGGCGCCCTGCAGGTTTCGCAGCACGGCGACCTGGCCAACTGGCTGGTGCCGGGCAAGATCGTCGCCGGCATCGGCGGCGGCGCGGAACTGGCGCAGAAGGCCCGCCAGGTGATCGTCACCATGCCGCACTGCGACAAGGACGGCCGCGCCAAGATCGTCGAACGCTGCGAGCTGCCGCTCACCGCGCGCCGCTGCGTGACGCGAATCATCACCGAGCACGCGGTCTTCGATATCGACGACGAAGGCCTGCTGCTGCGGGAAATCCTCGGCGACCTGAGCCTGGCCCAACTGCAAGCGATCACCGCGCCCTTCCGCGACGCCCGCCACTGA